A genomic segment from Anaerolineae bacterium encodes:
- a CDS encoding protein jag: MNEQSQISIEVIAPTVDEAVQRGLEQLGLMLDEVEVEILDRGGRGLFGLLGRRQARVRLTVKKPQEEAAAPAPSHPRREAAQPSAPPAREKPAASQPTVTDETLQVVEATVRELLDKLQVRARVSTRYGEAEGNGPAPVMVDIRGRDLSILIGRRAERLNALQFITHLIVGKELGRNVPIIVDVEGYRKRREKQLQRMARRMADQAVRTGRRVVMEPMPANERRIVHIALRDDPRVTTKSIGEEPRRKVTIIPVKKA; this comes from the coding sequence ATGAACGAACAATCGCAAATCAGTATTGAAGTCATCGCTCCGACCGTGGACGAAGCCGTGCAGCGCGGGCTGGAGCAGTTGGGCCTGATGCTGGACGAAGTGGAGGTGGAAATTCTGGATCGAGGCGGGCGCGGTCTCTTTGGTTTGCTGGGCCGCCGCCAGGCCCGAGTGCGCCTCACGGTCAAGAAGCCCCAGGAAGAAGCCGCGGCCCCGGCGCCCTCTCATCCCCGCCGCGAGGCCGCCCAACCCTCCGCCCCGCCGGCCCGCGAAAAACCTGCCGCCTCTCAGCCCACCGTGACCGACGAGACTCTGCAAGTTGTGGAAGCCACAGTGCGCGAGTTGCTGGACAAACTTCAGGTGCGGGCACGGGTCTCCACCCGATACGGCGAAGCCGAAGGCAACGGCCCTGCCCCGGTCATGGTGGACATCCGTGGGCGCGACCTGAGCATCCTCATCGGACGCCGCGCCGAGCGTCTCAATGCCCTGCAGTTCATCACGCACCTTATCGTGGGAAAAGAATTGGGGCGCAATGTACCCATCATCGTCGATGTGGAAGGCTACCGCAAGCGCCGCGAGAAGCAACTGCAGCGCATGGCACGGCGCATGGCCGACCAGGCCGTGCGCACCGGGCGTCGCGTGGTCATGGAACCCATGCCCGCCAACGAACGCCGCATCGTCCACATCGCCCTGCGCGATGACCCACGGGTGACTACCAAGAGCATCGGTGAGGAGCCCCGCCGCAAGGTCACCATCATCCCCGTCAAAAAAGCCTGA
- a CDS encoding ribokinase, producing the protein MTTLRYNPVDYLVVGHLTKDLTLSGPRLGGTAAYAALTARALGLRVGIVTAWAGDLDASPLAGIPLAGPPSEVTTTFENRETPQGRQQTLHALAPSLALYHTPEPWRRAPIAHIGPVAQEVEPNVLPGLHASLLGITPQGWLRQWDAQGQVHPGEWPEGSVVLRQAHAAVLSIEDLGGHEERIPELASACRVLVITRGAQGADLYWQGEVHHFDAPQVPERDATGAGDIFAAAFFVRLYQTRDPLEAARFATLLAADSVTRVGLDGVPSMERIFTLLRH; encoded by the coding sequence ATGACCACATTGCGTTACAACCCCGTGGATTACCTGGTGGTGGGCCACCTCACTAAGGATCTGACCCTTTCAGGCCCCCGCCTGGGTGGTACGGCGGCCTACGCGGCGCTGACGGCCCGCGCTTTGGGCCTGCGGGTGGGGATCGTCACCGCCTGGGCGGGCGATCTGGACGCCTCGCCGCTGGCTGGCATCCCCCTCGCCGGGCCACCCTCCGAGGTGACCACCACCTTCGAAAACCGGGAAACCCCTCAAGGGCGCCAGCAAACCCTGCACGCCCTGGCCCCGTCCCTGGCCCTCTACCACACCCCGGAGCCCTGGCGTCGGGCCCCCATCGCCCACATCGGGCCAGTGGCGCAGGAAGTCGAGCCGAACGTGCTCCCCGGGCTGCACGCCAGCCTGCTCGGCATCACCCCCCAGGGTTGGCTCCGCCAGTGGGACGCCCAGGGCCAGGTGCACCCCGGCGAATGGCCCGAAGGGTCCGTGGTGCTCCGCCAGGCGCATGCCGCCGTGCTGAGCATCGAGGACCTGGGAGGCCACGAGGAGCGCATCCCCGAACTGGCCTCGGCCTGCCGGGTGCTGGTCATTACCCGGGGCGCCCAGGGGGCCGACCTCTACTGGCAAGGGGAAGTGCACCACTTCGACGCCCCCCAGGTGCCTGAACGCGATGCCACCGGCGCAGGCGACATCTTCGCCGCGGCCTTCTTCGTGCGGCTGTACCAAACCCGCGACCCATTGGAAGCCGCCCGTTTCGCCACGCTGCTCGCCGCCGACTCGGTCACGCGGGTGGGCCTGGACGGCGTCCCCTCCATGGAGCGCATCTTCACCCTCCTGCGGCATTAA
- a CDS encoding ParA family protein: MARVYTLVNQKGGVGKTTTAINLGAYLAYYGQRVLLIDLDPQANATSCLGVDKHQVRGGTYEVLLGASPAASLILHNPRLKLSLLPSAPSLAGAEVELVSELARESRLRQGIAPILERYDYILIDCPPSLGLLTLNGLVAAQDGVIIPVQTEYLALEGLGLLSQTLERVRRALFPDLGIRGVVLTMYDPRTNLANDVVREVRQFFGGRVFQTIIPRSVRLAEAPSYGLPIHAYAPNSRGAKAYAALAREILQGDGLTVPEVEPTQADLSPATFTPDAQ; the protein is encoded by the coding sequence ATGGCCCGTGTGTACACTCTGGTCAACCAGAAAGGCGGGGTGGGCAAAACCACCACCGCCATCAACCTGGGCGCGTATCTGGCCTACTACGGCCAGCGGGTGCTGCTCATCGATTTGGACCCGCAGGCAAACGCCACTTCCTGCCTGGGGGTGGACAAACACCAGGTGCGCGGCGGCACCTATGAGGTCCTGTTGGGCGCCTCGCCGGCTGCTTCGCTCATCCTGCACAATCCCAGGCTCAAACTTTCTCTGTTGCCTTCAGCACCCTCCCTGGCAGGCGCCGAGGTGGAACTGGTCAGCGAACTGGCCCGGGAAAGCCGCCTGCGGCAGGGCATCGCCCCCATCCTAGAACGCTACGATTACATCCTCATCGACTGCCCGCCTTCCCTGGGCCTGCTCACCCTGAACGGCCTGGTGGCGGCTCAGGACGGCGTGATCATCCCCGTGCAGACGGAATACCTGGCCTTAGAGGGATTAGGGTTGCTCTCGCAGACCCTGGAGCGGGTGCGGCGGGCCCTGTTCCCCGACCTGGGCATCCGTGGCGTGGTGCTCACCATGTACGACCCGCGCACCAATCTGGCCAACGATGTGGTGCGCGAGGTGCGGCAGTTCTTCGGCGGGCGGGTGTTCCAGACCATCATTCCCCGGAGTGTGCGTCTGGCCGAAGCCCCCTCCTACGGTCTGCCCATCCACGCTTACGCCCCCAATTCGCGCGGCGCCAAAGCCTACGCGGCGCTGGCCAGGGAAATCCTTCAAGGAGACGGCCTCACCGTGCCCGAGGTGGAACCCACCCAGGCGGACCTCTCTCCCGCCACCTTCACCCCCGACGCCCAGTAG
- a CDS encoding ParB/RepB/Spo0J family partition protein, which produces MTPKRRPGLGKGLDALIPGGDASASGGGVQYVPIHAIRPNPRQPRSHLDEEKLEELAQSIREHGVLQPLIVTQGESPGQYLLIAGERRWRAAQRAGLQRVPVIVREATDQQRLELALIENLQRDDLDPLETAEAYRQLHEEFGLSHEAIAQQVGKSRVAVSNALRLLKLPAEVKRALQRGHISEGHARALLGLPSAEAQVAALQEVLSRGLTVRQTEDLVRRQTGQGAPSRGRPKRAAAQPAELRDLENRLQSHLGTKVRVRGNAAQGTIVIHYYSAEELEAILAHLLPE; this is translated from the coding sequence ATGACGCCCAAGCGACGACCCGGCCTCGGCAAAGGACTGGACGCGCTCATCCCCGGTGGCGACGCCTCCGCTTCCGGCGGCGGAGTGCAGTATGTGCCCATTCATGCCATTCGCCCCAATCCGCGCCAGCCCCGCTCCCATCTCGATGAGGAGAAATTAGAGGAACTGGCCCAGTCCATCCGCGAACATGGCGTGCTCCAGCCCCTCATCGTCACCCAGGGGGAAAGCCCGGGGCAATACCTGCTCATCGCTGGGGAACGGCGCTGGCGGGCTGCCCAACGGGCCGGGTTGCAGCGGGTGCCGGTCATCGTGCGTGAGGCCACCGACCAACAGCGTCTGGAACTGGCGCTGATCGAAAACCTGCAGCGCGACGACCTGGACCCCCTGGAAACCGCCGAAGCCTACCGCCAACTGCACGAAGAGTTCGGGCTCTCCCACGAAGCCATTGCCCAACAGGTGGGCAAAAGTCGCGTGGCCGTGAGCAACGCTTTGCGGCTGCTCAAACTTCCCGCCGAGGTGAAACGGGCCTTGCAGCGTGGCCACATCAGCGAGGGCCATGCGCGGGCCCTGCTGGGCCTGCCCTCGGCCGAGGCTCAGGTGGCTGCCTTGCAGGAAGTGCTCAGCCGGGGCCTGACGGTGCGGCAGACCGAGGACCTGGTGCGCCGCCAGACGGGGCAGGGGGCGCCCTCCCGTGGCCGACCGAAGCGGGCCGCCGCCCAGCCCGCCGAACTGCGTGACCTGGAAAACCGCCTCCAAAGCCACCTGGGGACCAAAGTGCGCGTGCGCGGCAATGCGGCACAGGGGACCATCGTCATCCACTACTATTCGGCTGAAGAACTGGAAGCCATCCTGGCCCATTTGCTGCCCGAATAA
- a CDS encoding redox-sensing transcriptional repressor Rex, translating to MEHKPVPRVVVKRLPIYLRELYYAAEEGYTYISSQELGQRLGYTAAQIRKDLSTLGEFGKQGAGYPVASLIKELEAILHVNRTWDVALVGVGDLGHALIHYQGFHPRGFRIVLAFDNNPAKIGKLVGDLIIHDVQYLEEEIRQAGIRIGMITTPASVAQEIAERLVEAGVRGILNYAPVHLNLPAEIEVEYIDPVIHLQRMTFFLGG from the coding sequence ATGGAACACAAACCCGTCCCTCGCGTCGTCGTCAAGCGTCTGCCGATCTACCTCCGCGAACTTTACTACGCCGCCGAAGAGGGCTACACCTATATCTCCTCCCAGGAGTTAGGCCAGCGCCTGGGGTACACTGCGGCGCAAATTCGCAAGGACCTGTCCACCTTGGGGGAATTCGGCAAGCAGGGGGCCGGTTACCCCGTGGCCAGCCTGATCAAAGAACTGGAGGCCATCCTTCATGTCAACCGCACCTGGGATGTGGCTCTTGTTGGCGTGGGCGATTTGGGCCACGCCCTGATCCACTACCAGGGTTTTCACCCCCGCGGGTTCCGCATCGTGCTGGCCTTTGACAACAACCCCGCCAAAATCGGCAAACTGGTGGGCGATTTGATCATCCATGATGTGCAATACCTGGAAGAAGAAATCCGCCAGGCCGGCATCCGGATCGGGATGATCACCACCCCGGCCTCCGTAGCCCAGGAGATCGCCGAGCGCCTGGTCGAGGCCGGCGTGCGGGGCATCCTCAACTACGCCCCCGTACACCTCAACCTGCCGGCGGAAATCGAGGTGGAATACATCGACCCGGTCATTCACCTGCAACGGATGACCTTCTTCCTGGGTGGATGA
- a CDS encoding rod shape-determining protein gives MPLFSHNLGVDLGTERVRVAENGQTLLDEPTLVVVAVEERKIVAVGEEAEQMYGRVPETLEVIRPLQHGVVAYYEVTERLLAHLFRKAGSSWLFRPRVMMTVPYGATSVEHRAVQEAALQAGSREVYLIPTPLAAAIGADLPIGTPSGNMLVTLGAGATQAAVISMHGIVAAETLRLGGLDLDEAIIQYVRRKYGLIIGQPTAERVKLEIGAAVPLDEELALELQGQHQVTGLPQTFTLTTSEVVEALQDPLGDILEMVRGVIEKTPPELVSEIIDRGIALAGGTALLRGLDRLMTKELGVPAYLVDDPLNCAAIGAARALDILPVVRRSLVGAV, from the coding sequence ATGCCGTTGTTTTCGCATAATCTGGGCGTGGACCTGGGCACCGAACGGGTGCGCGTGGCCGAAAATGGTCAGACGCTCCTCGATGAGCCCACCTTAGTGGTGGTGGCTGTAGAGGAGCGGAAAATCGTCGCGGTCGGCGAAGAGGCCGAGCAGATGTACGGTCGCGTGCCCGAAACCCTGGAGGTCATACGCCCGCTCCAGCATGGCGTGGTGGCTTATTACGAAGTCACGGAGCGGTTGCTGGCTCATCTATTCCGCAAGGCGGGGAGTTCGTGGCTCTTCCGCCCGCGGGTGATGATGACCGTGCCGTATGGAGCCACCAGCGTGGAGCATCGCGCGGTTCAGGAGGCAGCGCTGCAGGCCGGCAGCCGTGAAGTGTACCTCATCCCCACGCCGTTGGCGGCGGCCATCGGGGCCGACCTGCCCATTGGCACGCCCAGTGGCAACATGCTGGTGACCTTAGGCGCCGGCGCCACCCAGGCCGCGGTCATCTCCATGCACGGCATCGTGGCGGCCGAAACCTTGCGTCTGGGCGGCCTGGACCTGGATGAGGCCATCATCCAGTATGTGCGCCGCAAGTACGGCCTGATCATCGGGCAGCCGACGGCCGAACGGGTGAAACTGGAAATCGGGGCGGCGGTGCCTTTGGACGAGGAGTTGGCCCTCGAACTCCAGGGGCAGCATCAGGTCACCGGGTTGCCCCAGACCTTCACCCTGACCACCTCCGAGGTGGTGGAGGCCCTGCAAGACCCCCTGGGCGACATCCTGGAAATGGTGCGCGGCGTCATCGAGAAGACCCCGCCAGAGTTGGTCTCGGAGATCATCGACCGCGGCATTGCCCTGGCGGGCGGGACGGCCCTGCTGCGCGGGCTGGATCGACTGATGACCAAGGAATTGGGCGTGCCGGCCTATCTGGTGGACGACCCTCTGAATTGCGCGGCCATTGGCGCGGCCCGGGCGTTGGACATCCTGCCCGTGGTGCGCCGTAGCCTGGTGGGCGCGGTCTAA
- the atpC gene encoding ATP synthase F1 subunit epsilon, which produces MPVHCEIVAQDRSVWSGEADMVVIPGTSGDLGILPNHAPLLTTLRYGFLRVRRGKQEEIFTVAGGVAEVRPDRVTVLADVAEHVDEIDEQRAEAARRRAEELLKKGPPPDPETYLRIQAALRRASLRLEAVRRYRRVRRPGPSMESGGED; this is translated from the coding sequence ATGCCCGTTCATTGCGAGATTGTGGCCCAAGATCGCTCAGTGTGGTCGGGGGAGGCCGACATGGTGGTCATCCCCGGCACCAGCGGCGATTTGGGGATTCTACCCAACCACGCGCCCCTGTTGACCACTTTGCGTTATGGTTTTCTCCGGGTTCGCCGCGGTAAGCAGGAGGAGATCTTTACCGTGGCAGGCGGGGTGGCCGAGGTACGTCCGGATCGGGTGACCGTGCTGGCCGATGTGGCCGAGCATGTGGATGAAATCGATGAGCAGCGCGCCGAAGCGGCCCGCCGGCGAGCAGAGGAGTTGTTGAAGAAAGGGCCACCCCCTGACCCAGAAACCTACCTGCGCATCCAAGCCGCGCTGCGCCGGGCCAGCCTGCGCCTTGAGGCGGTGCGCCGCTATCGCCGCGTGCGCCGCCCCGGGCCCAGCATGGAATCGGGCGGCGAGGACTGA
- the atpD gene encoding F0F1 ATP synthase subunit beta: MTNANGRVVQILGGVVDVEFPAGQLPDIFEAVEVLRDDAERPLVLEVQKHLGDNWVRCVAMGPTDGLKRGMPVRATGAPISVPVGPEVLGRVFNVLGETIDGSPPVQVKQKYPIHRPAPPFEEQSTTVEVFETGLKVIDLIAPFTKGGKTGIFGGAGVGKTVLIMELIRTIATVHKGNSVFTGVGERTREGTQLYREMLESGVMKDTVMVYGQMNEPPGVRLRVALTGLTMAEYFRDQGKDVLLFIDNIFRFSMAGSEVSALLGRMPSAVGYQPTLATEMGELQERITSTKHGSITSMQAVYVPADDYSDPAPVATFAHLDATIALERSIAEKGIYPAVDPLASTSRILDPAIVGEDHYYVAREVQRVLQRYKDLQDIIAILGVEELSEEDKVIVARARKIERFFSQPMFVAEQFTGIPGRYVPLKETVRGFKEILEGKHDDLPEQAFYMVGTIDEVVEKAQQMMKEAV, translated from the coding sequence ATGACCAACGCGAACGGCCGAGTGGTGCAGATTCTGGGCGGCGTGGTGGATGTGGAGTTCCCCGCCGGCCAATTACCCGATATTTTTGAGGCGGTGGAGGTGTTGCGCGACGACGCCGAACGGCCTCTGGTGCTTGAGGTGCAGAAGCACCTGGGCGACAACTGGGTGCGCTGTGTGGCCATGGGCCCCACCGATGGCCTGAAGCGCGGGATGCCCGTGCGGGCGACGGGCGCGCCCATCTCAGTGCCCGTGGGCCCGGAGGTGTTGGGCCGCGTGTTCAATGTGTTGGGCGAAACCATCGACGGCAGCCCGCCGGTGCAGGTCAAGCAGAAATACCCCATCCATCGGCCCGCCCCGCCCTTTGAGGAGCAGTCCACCACGGTGGAGGTGTTTGAGACGGGGTTGAAGGTCATCGACCTCATCGCGCCCTTCACCAAAGGCGGCAAGACGGGTATTTTCGGCGGCGCCGGCGTGGGTAAGACCGTGCTCATCATGGAACTCATCCGCACCATCGCCACGGTGCACAAAGGGAATTCGGTGTTCACCGGTGTGGGCGAGCGCACCCGCGAGGGCACGCAACTCTACCGCGAGATGCTGGAATCGGGCGTGATGAAGGACACGGTCATGGTGTACGGCCAGATGAACGAGCCGCCCGGCGTGCGCCTGCGTGTGGCCCTGACCGGTCTGACCATGGCCGAGTACTTCCGCGACCAGGGCAAAGATGTGTTGCTCTTCATCGATAACATTTTCCGGTTCTCCATGGCAGGTTCGGAAGTGTCGGCTTTGTTGGGCCGTATGCCCTCGGCCGTAGGGTATCAGCCCACCCTGGCCACCGAGATGGGCGAACTCCAGGAGCGCATCACTTCCACCAAACATGGCTCCATTACCTCCATGCAGGCGGTGTATGTGCCGGCCGACGACTATTCGGACCCCGCGCCGGTGGCGACCTTCGCGCACCTGGATGCGACCATCGCTCTGGAACGTTCCATCGCCGAAAAGGGCATCTATCCCGCGGTGGACCCGCTGGCTTCTACCAGCCGTATCCTCGACCCGGCCATTGTGGGTGAAGATCACTACTATGTGGCCCGCGAGGTGCAGCGGGTGCTCCAGCGCTACAAGGACCTGCAGGACATTATCGCCATTCTGGGCGTGGAAGAACTAAGTGAAGAGGACAAGGTCATCGTGGCCCGCGCCCGCAAGATCGAGCGCTTCTTCTCTCAGCCCATGTTCGTGGCTGAACAGTTCACCGGCATTCCGGGCCGGTATGTGCCGCTCAAAGAGACCGTACGGGGTTTCAAGGAGATCTTGGAAGGCAAGCACGACGATTTGCCCGAACAAGCCTTCTATATGGTGGGCACTATTGATGAGGTGGTAGAGAAGGCTCAGCAGATGATGAAAGAGGCCGTGTAG
- the atpG gene encoding ATP synthase F1 subunit gamma — MATAREVKQRIKSVKNISHITRAMQAVSASKVQRATQALEATRPYATKAWEVLTHLATQPGRANMHPLLATRDQVSQVMVVLITADRGLAGPYNTNIIRHTLRRFGNYAVPVQFVTLGRKGRDILYRRGLNIVADFSPVPDPPTFTDISPVGRLVVDAFLTEQVDEVYVVYTDFINMLRQEPRIKKLLPLSLESEERVMDYALPGATATYIYEPGEQELLDEIVPRFTQLQIFQAMLESRASEHAARMVAMKNATDNATELAHALQLEYNKARQQSITSEMLDIAGGAEALAQALAKAKAQAVKAEEATKAQAAA, encoded by the coding sequence ATGGCGACGGCACGCGAAGTCAAACAGCGAATTAAGAGCGTCAAGAACATCTCGCACATCACCCGCGCCATGCAGGCGGTGAGCGCCAGCAAGGTGCAGCGGGCGACCCAGGCTTTGGAGGCCACGCGCCCTTATGCGACCAAAGCCTGGGAGGTGTTGACCCATCTGGCTACCCAGCCGGGGCGGGCCAATATGCACCCTCTGCTGGCCACCCGCGACCAGGTGAGCCAGGTGATGGTGGTGCTCATCACCGCCGATCGTGGCCTGGCCGGCCCCTACAACACGAACATCATCCGCCACACTTTGCGGCGGTTTGGCAATTATGCGGTACCGGTGCAATTTGTGACGCTGGGGCGCAAGGGGCGGGACATTCTCTACCGCCGGGGGCTGAACATCGTGGCCGATTTCAGCCCTGTGCCCGATCCTCCCACCTTTACCGACATTTCGCCCGTGGGGCGGCTGGTGGTGGATGCTTTCCTCACCGAGCAGGTGGATGAGGTTTATGTGGTGTACACCGATTTCATCAACATGTTGCGCCAGGAGCCCCGCATCAAGAAACTGCTCCCCTTGAGCCTGGAGAGCGAAGAGCGGGTGATGGATTACGCTTTGCCTGGGGCCACGGCCACTTACATCTACGAGCCCGGGGAGCAGGAGTTGCTGGACGAGATCGTGCCGCGATTCACGCAACTCCAGATTTTCCAGGCGATGTTGGAGTCGCGGGCCAGCGAGCACGCGGCGCGCATGGTGGCCATGAAGAACGCCACGGACAACGCCACCGAGTTGGCCCATGCCCTGCAACTGGAGTACAACAAGGCCCGACAGCAAAGCATCACCAGTGAGATGCTGGACATTGCCGGTGGTGCCGAGGCGCTGGCTCAGGCTTTGGCGAAGGCCAAGGCGCAGGCAGTCAAGGCCGAAGAAGCCACCAAAGCGCAGGCCGCGGCATAG
- a CDS encoding F0F1 ATP synthase subunit alpha, with translation MADVVKKLTEDLQKQIEEFEPSLEVRNVGTVIEAGDGIARATGLADVRSQELVRFENGVMGIAFNLEKDNVGIIIMGDYAEISEGMQVFTTGRIASVPVGDALIGRVVNALGEPIDGKGPIKADRYRPIERIAPGVVERKDVDTPLQTGIKAIDSMIPIGRGQRELIIGDRQTGKTAIAIDTIINQKGQDVICIYVAIGQKKAQVARTVATLEKYGAMDYTVVVAAAADEPAALQYIAPYAGCAIGEEFMEQGKDALIVYDDLSKHAWAYREVSLLMRRPPGREAYPGDVFYLHSRLLERAARLADKFVIVPKAFSSEDGMADPEDGVDGKMYDGPLAKHDAEQALEALENADQYKIIKVRGSGGSLTALPIIETLLGDVSAYIPTNVISITDGQIYLESNLFYAGIRPAINVGISVSRVGGDAQTKAMKQVAGRLRLDMAAFRELAAFAQFGSDLDKATQAQLNRGLHMQEILKQPQYSPMSMEHQVIVIFAGTRGYADDVPLDRMAEWEQALLRHMDTVHSDLVKAIATEKKISPELEAKLEEAIQGFMTTWH, from the coding sequence ATGGCTGATGTAGTCAAGAAACTCACCGAGGATCTGCAAAAGCAGATCGAGGAATTCGAGCCCAGCCTGGAAGTGCGTAATGTCGGCACGGTGATTGAGGCTGGTGATGGCATTGCGCGGGCGACCGGGCTGGCCGATGTGCGCTCCCAGGAGTTGGTGCGCTTTGAAAACGGAGTGATGGGCATTGCCTTCAACCTGGAGAAGGACAATGTGGGCATCATCATCATGGGCGATTACGCGGAAATCAGCGAGGGGATGCAGGTGTTCACCACCGGTCGCATCGCCTCGGTGCCCGTGGGGGATGCCCTGATCGGGCGGGTGGTCAACGCCCTGGGCGAGCCCATCGACGGCAAAGGCCCCATCAAGGCCGACCGCTATCGCCCCATCGAGCGCATCGCCCCCGGGGTGGTGGAGCGCAAGGATGTGGATACGCCTTTGCAGACGGGCATCAAGGCCATCGATTCCATGATCCCCATTGGCCGTGGACAGCGCGAATTGATCATCGGCGACCGCCAGACGGGGAAGACGGCCATTGCTATTGACACCATTATCAACCAGAAGGGCCAGGATGTCATCTGCATTTATGTGGCCATTGGGCAGAAGAAGGCCCAGGTGGCCCGCACGGTGGCCACGCTGGAGAAATACGGCGCCATGGACTACACCGTGGTGGTGGCGGCCGCGGCCGACGAGCCGGCGGCTTTGCAGTACATCGCGCCCTACGCCGGGTGCGCCATCGGTGAGGAGTTCATGGAGCAGGGCAAGGACGCCCTCATCGTGTACGACGACCTCTCCAAGCACGCCTGGGCCTATCGCGAGGTCTCCTTGCTCATGCGCCGTCCGCCGGGCCGCGAAGCCTATCCGGGCGATGTGTTCTACCTGCACTCCCGCCTGTTGGAGCGCGCGGCGCGTCTGGCCGATAAATTCGTCATCGTGCCCAAGGCCTTCAGCAGCGAAGACGGTATGGCCGACCCCGAAGACGGGGTGGACGGCAAGATGTACGATGGCCCGCTGGCCAAGCACGACGCCGAGCAGGCGTTGGAGGCCTTGGAGAACGCCGACCAGTACAAGATCATCAAGGTGCGCGGGAGTGGCGGCTCGCTGACGGCCCTGCCCATCATCGAAACCTTGCTCGGCGATGTGTCCGCCTACATCCCCACCAATGTGATTTCCATTACCGACGGCCAGATTTACCTGGAAAGCAACCTGTTCTACGCCGGTATCCGCCCGGCCATCAATGTGGGTATCTCGGTATCGCGCGTGGGTGGCGATGCGCAGACCAAGGCGATGAAGCAGGTGGCGGGCCGCCTGCGCCTGGACATGGCGGCCTTCCGCGAGTTGGCGGCCTTTGCTCAATTCGGTTCGGACCTGGATAAGGCTACCCAGGCCCAGTTGAACCGCGGTTTGCACATGCAGGAGATCCTCAAGCAGCCGCAATACTCCCCCATGTCCATGGAGCATCAGGTCATCGTGATCTTTGCCGGCACGCGAGGCTACGCCGATGATGTGCCCCTGGACCGGATGGCCGAATGGGAGCAGGCCTTGCTGCGTCACATGGATACCGTGCATTCCGACCTGGTCAAGGCCATTGCCACCGAAAAGAAGATTTCGCCCGAGTTGGAGGCCAAACTGGAAGAGGCCATTCAGGGCTTCATGACAACCTGGCACTAA
- a CDS encoding M42 family metallopeptidase → MDATAKLLQELTEAHGVPGYEAPVRAVIRKYLEPLGELTQDKMGSVICRRVGRAERPRVMLAAHMDEIGFLVKHITKEGFIKFLPLGGWFDQVLLGQRVILKTRKGDVVGVIGAKPPHLLPPDERSKVVTKDKMYIDIGATSKEEVEAAGVRPGDPVIPRADFVSLANGKSYLAKAFDDRVGVAVLIEALRALQEQEHPNTVYGAVTVQEEVGVRGASTSVWVVEPDVAIILESDIAGDVPGITPEQSSVKLGQGPTVVIYDRAMIPNLALRDFVLDTAEAEGIPVQLSYIEGGATDGSVIHRFKTGVPTVVLGVAARHIHSHSSIIHRDDFDHAVQLLVAVLKRLDAPTVASLTA, encoded by the coding sequence ATGGATGCTACGGCAAAATTGTTACAGGAACTGACCGAGGCTCATGGCGTTCCCGGCTATGAGGCCCCGGTGCGGGCCGTGATACGAAAGTACCTGGAGCCGTTGGGGGAACTCACCCAGGACAAAATGGGCAGCGTGATCTGCCGCAGGGTGGGCCGCGCCGAGCGCCCAAGGGTGATGCTGGCCGCCCACATGGATGAAATCGGTTTCCTGGTCAAACACATCACCAAAGAGGGCTTCATCAAGTTCCTGCCTTTGGGTGGCTGGTTTGACCAGGTGCTGTTGGGCCAGCGGGTGATCCTCAAAACGCGCAAGGGGGATGTGGTGGGCGTCATCGGGGCAAAGCCGCCTCACCTTTTGCCCCCCGACGAGCGGAGCAAGGTGGTCACCAAAGACAAAATGTACATTGACATTGGGGCGACTTCCAAGGAAGAAGTGGAAGCCGCCGGGGTACGCCCTGGCGATCCGGTGATCCCCAGGGCGGATTTTGTTTCTCTGGCCAACGGCAAAAGTTACCTGGCCAAGGCGTTTGACGACCGGGTTGGGGTGGCCGTGTTGATTGAGGCGTTGCGGGCGTTGCAGGAGCAGGAGCATCCCAACACGGTTTACGGCGCGGTCACGGTGCAGGAGGAGGTAGGGGTGCGCGGGGCCTCCACCAGTGTGTGGGTGGTGGAGCCCGATGTAGCCATTATTCTGGAATCGGATATCGCGGGGGATGTGCCCGGAATCACCCCGGAGCAGTCCAGCGTGAAGTTGGGCCAGGGGCCGACGGTGGTGATTTACGATCGGGCCATGATCCCCAACCTTGCGTTGCGGGACTTCGTCCTTGACACGGCGGAGGCCGAAGGCATCCCGGTGCAACTTTCCTACATCGAAGGCGGGGCGACCGATGGGTCGGTGATCCATCGGTTCAAGACGGGCGTGCCCACGGTGGTGCTGGGCGTGGCGGCCCGTCACATCCATTCTCACAGTTCCATTATTCATCGCGACGATTTTGACCATGCCGTGCAGTTGTTGGTCGCCGTGCTCAAGCGGCTGGACGCCCCGACGGTGGCTTCGTTGACGGCATAA